One genomic segment of Microcoleus sp. bin38.metabat.b11b12b14.051 includes these proteins:
- a CDS encoding TIGR00266 family protein, with protein MKIELLQQPDSTIARITLNAGEEIVAEAGAMVAMSGNLQASTTLRQGKGGGILGGLKRMIGGESLFLSVFRSPTPENTLFLAPKMLGDMLHYQMGKSGLVVQAGSYLASTSDVNIDLGFQGFKSLFSGESIFWLDISGQGDLLLSSFGAIYEVPVKGEYIVDTGHIVAFEKTLTFEITKPPGSSWVSTFLGGEGLVCRFKGNGRLFCQTHNAPAFGQVVGGRLPPR; from the coding sequence ATGAAAATTGAACTTTTACAACAACCCGACAGCACAATCGCCCGTATCACTCTAAATGCAGGGGAAGAAATCGTTGCCGAAGCAGGTGCAATGGTGGCAATGAGTGGCAATCTACAAGCAAGTACGACATTGCGCCAAGGCAAAGGTGGCGGTATTCTCGGCGGACTCAAACGCATGATTGGTGGAGAGTCGCTATTTTTAAGTGTATTTCGATCGCCAACACCGGAAAATACACTATTTTTAGCACCCAAAATGTTAGGTGATATGCTGCACTATCAAATGGGGAAGAGTGGCTTAGTCGTACAAGCAGGTTCCTACTTAGCCAGCACATCTGATGTCAATATAGACTTGGGTTTTCAAGGCTTCAAATCACTTTTTTCTGGAGAAAGTATCTTCTGGCTGGATATCAGCGGTCAAGGAGACTTACTTTTGAGTTCCTTCGGCGCAATTTACGAAGTTCCCGTCAAAGGAGAATACATTGTTGATACAGGTCATATTGTCGCTTTTGAGAAAACTTTAACTTTTGAAATTACTAAACCTCCAGGAAGTAGTTGGGTGAGTACATTTCTCGGTGGAGAGGGTTTAGTTTGTCGGTTTAAAGGCAACGGTCGCCTTTTTTGTCAAACCCACAATGCTCCAGCATTCGGTCAAGTTGTCGGCGGTCGTTTACCTCCCAGGTAG
- a CDS encoding prolyl oligopeptidase family serine peptidase, whose translation MTQFDRPLSYPTTHKTEQTDDYHGVTVSDPYRWLEDPESEETQAWVEAQNSVTFGYLSEIPAREKIKQRLTQLWDYEKYGIPFKQGDRYFYYKNDGLQNQSVLYTLPSLDGEPQVLIDPNTLSEDGTVALGGIAISEDGKLMAYGLSTSGSDWQEWKVRDVETGADLSDHLKWLKFSGASWTHDGKGFFYSRYDEPNEKTKHEDVNYYQKLFYHQIGTPQSEDVLIYERPDEKEWGFSGGVTEDGRYLIVSVWQGTETKNLIFYKDLTAPESSVVELINEFESEYSFIDNDGSLFWFQTDLNAPLGRVIAIDINNPPPSSLAGGDSQGKFTEIIPEATETLGGIGLLNNQFVASYLKDAYTQIKIFNLDGSFVREVALPGIGSAGGFGGKRHDTDTFYAYTSFTAPNTIYRYNMVTDESSIYRQPNVEFNPEDYETKQVFYPSKDGTQVPMFITHKKGLKLDGNNPTYLYGYGGFSISLTPSFSVSRVVWLEMGGVYVTACLRGGGEYGESWHQAGTKLKKQNVFDDFISAAEWLIENKYTKPAKLAIAGGSNGGLLVGACMTQRPELFGAALPAVGVLDMLRFHKFTIGWAWTSEYGSAENAAEFPTIYGYSPLHNLKAGTAYPATMITTADRDDRVVPAHSFKFASALQAAHAGEKPVLIRIETKAGHGAGKPTAKIIEELADEWAFLVSELDINL comes from the coding sequence ATGACCCAATTCGATCGCCCTTTAAGCTACCCGACAACCCACAAAACCGAGCAAACAGACGACTACCACGGCGTTACGGTATCAGACCCCTACAGGTGGCTGGAAGACCCCGAATCTGAGGAAACTCAAGCCTGGGTGGAAGCTCAAAATTCAGTCACTTTCGGCTACCTCAGCGAAATTCCGGCGCGGGAAAAAATCAAGCAGCGGCTGACTCAACTCTGGGATTATGAGAAGTATGGCATACCTTTTAAACAGGGCGATCGCTATTTTTACTACAAGAATGACGGTCTGCAAAATCAATCTGTACTCTATACTTTACCATCCCTCGACGGCGAACCACAAGTATTAATTGATCCCAACACACTCTCAGAAGACGGAACCGTTGCTCTGGGTGGCATAGCTATCAGCGAAGATGGCAAGCTTATGGCCTATGGTTTGTCAACTTCTGGTTCCGATTGGCAGGAATGGAAGGTGCGCGATGTGGAAACCGGCGCAGATTTATCAGACCATTTAAAATGGCTGAAATTCTCAGGAGCATCCTGGACTCACGACGGCAAAGGTTTTTTTTACAGTCGCTACGACGAACCTAACGAAAAAACCAAACACGAAGACGTTAACTATTACCAAAAGCTCTTTTACCACCAAATCGGTACGCCTCAGTCTGAAGACGTATTAATCTACGAGCGTCCTGACGAAAAAGAGTGGGGATTTAGCGGCGGCGTCACCGAGGATGGTCGCTATTTAATTGTATCAGTTTGGCAGGGAACTGAAACGAAAAACTTGATTTTCTACAAGGATTTAACTGCACCGGAATCAAGCGTTGTCGAACTAATTAACGAATTCGAGTCGGAGTACAGTTTCATCGACAATGATGGCTCGCTTTTTTGGTTTCAAACAGATTTGAATGCTCCGCTGGGCCGCGTAATTGCGATCGACATTAACAACCCTCCTCCGTCATCCCTCGCTGGCGGTGACAGTCAAGGGAAATTCACCGAAATCATTCCCGAAGCCACCGAAACCCTTGGAGGTATTGGTCTTCTCAACAATCAATTTGTTGCTTCCTACCTGAAAGACGCCTACACCCAGATTAAAATCTTCAACTTAGATGGCTCATTCGTGCGAGAAGTCGCGTTACCGGGAATTGGTTCGGCGGGAGGATTCGGCGGCAAGCGTCACGATACGGATACCTTTTATGCTTACACCAGTTTCACTGCGCCGAACACCATCTACCGCTACAATATGGTGACGGATGAAAGTTCAATTTATCGGCAGCCGAATGTCGAGTTTAATCCCGAGGATTACGAGACAAAACAAGTATTTTACCCCAGCAAAGATGGTACGCAAGTACCGATGTTTATTACCCACAAGAAAGGTTTGAAACTGGATGGCAATAATCCCACATACCTTTACGGATACGGTGGTTTTAGTATCTCGCTAACTCCGAGTTTTTCTGTTAGCAGGGTTGTTTGGTTGGAGATGGGCGGAGTTTATGTCACAGCCTGTTTGCGGGGAGGTGGCGAGTACGGGGAATCGTGGCACCAAGCTGGCACTAAGTTGAAGAAGCAAAATGTGTTTGACGATTTTATCAGCGCTGCGGAATGGTTGATCGAAAATAAGTATACCAAACCGGCTAAATTGGCGATCGCAGGTGGTAGCAATGGCGGTTTATTGGTGGGGGCTTGCATGACTCAGCGGCCGGAATTGTTCGGCGCAGCGTTGCCGGCTGTCGGCGTTTTGGATATGTTGCGCTTCCACAAATTTACCATTGGTTGGGCCTGGACTTCGGAATATGGTTCGGCGGAAAATGCCGCAGAATTTCCTACAATTTACGGCTATTCTCCGCTGCACAATCTGAAAGCGGGAACTGCTTACCCGGCGACAATGATTACAACTGCCGATCGCGACGATAGAGTTGTTCCCGCCCACAGTTTCAAGTTTGCATCGGCTTTGCAAGCAGCCCATGCGGGAGAAAAGCCCGTGTTAATTCGCATTGAAACAAAAGCGGGACACGGTGCGGGAAAACCCACTGCGAAAATTATTGAAGAATTAGCAGATGAATGGGCTTTTTTAGTGAGCGAACTCGATATTAACCTTTAA
- a CDS encoding TIGR00266 family protein codes for MNIDIRYKPSFATIFLTLEPGESIIAESGAMIAMDAALTMKTEFNGGFLSGLLKKFFGGESLFVNRFTNPTRQSLQVVLSQSTIGDIAEAQVYENNLCFQPGAYIASTPDIKLGVRWAGLSSWFSGEGLFKLQASGQGTVFFGAYGGLTRKQINGDFIVDTGHLVAYESGMKMSVKMAGGLLGSITSGEGFVNKVTGKGTIYLQSRSIDGLVQFLSSKV; via the coding sequence GTGAATATCGACATTCGTTATAAACCTTCCTTTGCCACAATTTTTCTTACCCTCGAACCTGGAGAAAGCATTATTGCTGAATCAGGAGCGATGATAGCAATGGATGCAGCACTCACCATGAAAACAGAATTTAATGGAGGTTTTTTGTCAGGCCTATTAAAAAAGTTTTTTGGAGGTGAATCGCTGTTCGTAAATCGATTTACAAATCCAACACGGCAGTCTCTCCAAGTCGTTCTTTCTCAATCGACAATCGGAGATATTGCCGAAGCTCAAGTCTACGAAAATAACCTGTGCTTTCAACCAGGTGCTTATATTGCCAGTACCCCCGATATCAAATTAGGCGTGCGCTGGGCTGGATTGTCAAGTTGGTTTTCGGGAGAAGGCTTATTTAAATTGCAAGCCAGCGGACAGGGAACAGTATTTTTTGGTGCCTATGGTGGTTTGACTCGCAAGCAAATTAATGGTGATTTTATTGTCGATACAGGGCATTTAGTAGCTTATGAGTCGGGAATGAAAATGTCAGTAAAAATGGCAGGCGGATTATTAGGCTCCATCACATCTGGGGAAGGGTTTGTTAATAAAGTCACGGGCAAAGGAACGATTTACTTGCAATCCAGAAGTATCGACGGTTTAGTTCAATTTTTATCAAGTAAAGTTTGA
- a CDS encoding translation initiation factor gives MAASKPKKSDNKTTDGKRIVYSEFGNYENSAALERGTPEAPPNQQNIKVEASRKGRGGKTVTVISGFQEKPETLADLAKQLKAQCGTGGTVKENEIEIQGEHKQKIAEILKKLGYKAKISGG, from the coding sequence ATGGCAGCATCCAAACCAAAAAAATCAGACAACAAAACAACCGACGGCAAACGCATAGTTTACTCCGAGTTTGGTAACTACGAAAACTCAGCCGCCCTCGAACGAGGAACGCCGGAAGCTCCCCCAAATCAACAAAATATTAAAGTAGAAGCATCCCGAAAAGGACGCGGCGGCAAAACCGTTACAGTCATCAGCGGCTTTCAAGAAAAACCTGAAACTTTAGCAGACTTAGCCAAGCAGCTAAAAGCCCAATGCGGCACAGGTGGCACAGTCAAGGAAAATGAAATCGAAATTCAAGGCGAACACAAACAAAAGATTGCCGAAATTCTCAAAAAATTAGGATACAAAGCTAAAATTAGCGGTGGATAA
- the recR gene encoding recombination mediator RecR: MYTRPLARLIEQLQRLPGVGPKTAQRLALHILKRPEEDVQALAQSLIDAKKQVGFCKVCFHLSAEPVCDICRNTNRDSSTICVVSESRDVIALEKTREYIGKYHVVGGVISPMDGIGPEQLNIQPLVRRVSQQKIGEVIIAISPSVEGETTTLYIGHLLKPFTKVTRIAFGLPMGGDLEYADEVTLARALEGRRELD; the protein is encoded by the coding sequence ATGTACACTAGACCATTAGCCCGTTTAATCGAACAATTGCAGCGCTTACCAGGAGTCGGCCCGAAAACTGCACAACGACTCGCTTTACATATTTTAAAACGACCCGAAGAAGATGTGCAAGCCCTAGCTCAATCTTTGATTGATGCCAAAAAACAAGTCGGTTTCTGTAAGGTATGCTTTCACTTATCCGCTGAACCTGTTTGCGACATTTGTCGCAACACTAACCGCGACAGTTCTACGATTTGTGTAGTGTCAGAATCCCGTGATGTAATTGCTTTAGAAAAAACGCGGGAATACATAGGTAAATATCATGTTGTTGGCGGTGTTATCTCGCCGATGGATGGAATTGGCCCGGAACAATTGAACATTCAACCGTTAGTTCGCCGCGTTAGCCAGCAAAAGATTGGTGAGGTAATTATTGCCATTAGTCCTAGCGTGGAAGGTGAAACTACTACTCTTTACATCGGTCATTTATTGAAACCTTTTACCAAAGTGACGCGAATAGCTTTTGGTTTGCCGATGGGGGGAGATTTGGAATATGCTGATGAGGTAACTTTGGCTCGCGCTTTGGAAGGGAGGAGGGAATTGGATTAG
- a CDS encoding M48 family metallopeptidase, with protein MTDRNPPTSNRQLLIILGIFLGLGCLLLWGTIKLLDGLILLIPPELEQRLGALVIPAYERLAESSPAQDTVNQLLDRLETKLPKEKNIDRNYRLLYIPDDTINALALPGDTIIVYRGLIQQLESENELMMILGHELGHFAHRDHLRGIGRGLALQFVVSVFAGDTGGLANLAAAIASNLSKAQFSRNQEAQADEFGLQLLVSHYGHAAGATDFFQRLAKQPHLDIALLATHPAPGDRSITLTRTIAQRRYLMQERSPLPATLKAMDNQRLNNSLNP; from the coding sequence ATGACCGATCGCAATCCACCTACAAGTAACAGACAACTGCTAATCATATTGGGGATTTTCCTAGGATTAGGATGTTTATTGCTTTGGGGAACCATCAAACTGCTAGATGGGCTGATTTTATTAATTCCGCCCGAACTCGAACAGCGGTTGGGGGCGTTAGTTATCCCAGCTTACGAACGTCTTGCAGAATCTTCTCCGGCACAAGATACCGTCAATCAACTTCTCGATCGCCTGGAAACTAAATTACCAAAAGAAAAAAATATCGATCGCAACTATCGACTACTGTACATTCCCGATGATACCATAAACGCGCTAGCCTTACCCGGAGATACAATTATTGTTTATCGGGGTTTAATACAGCAATTAGAATCGGAAAACGAGTTAATGATGATCTTAGGTCATGAGTTGGGTCATTTCGCCCATCGCGATCATTTGCGCGGAATTGGGCGAGGATTGGCATTACAATTTGTGGTATCTGTGTTTGCAGGCGATACAGGTGGGCTGGCGAATCTTGCTGCTGCGATCGCTTCCAATTTAAGCAAAGCCCAATTTTCTCGCAATCAGGAAGCCCAAGCCGATGAATTTGGCTTACAACTCCTCGTTTCCCATTACGGACACGCGGCAGGCGCCACAGACTTTTTCCAGCGATTGGCGAAACAACCTCACTTAGATATTGCTTTGTTAGCGACTCATCCGGCACCTGGCGATCGCAGTATCACGTTAACACGAACGATCGCCCAACGTCGCTATCTGATGCAAGAGCGATCGCCTTTACCCGCAACACTTAAGGCGATGGATAATCAAAGGCTTAATAATTCGCTAAATCCTTGA
- a CDS encoding ribonuclease D, translating into MQFPDFQVCDRDISDALLSYYLTAEAIAVDTETMGLLPWRDRLCLVQLCDPQGKVAAVRIAKGQTAAPNLKKLMEAENIEKVFHFARFDLATMRYNLSIDIAPIFCTKIASKLARTYTNRHGLKELIQELEKVELNKTSQSSDWGNSEHLSDDQLSYAANDVRYLLSAKQKLTAMLQREERWEVAQQCFQCLPVFVTLDLLQYKDVFDHGSS; encoded by the coding sequence ATGCAATTTCCTGATTTTCAAGTGTGCGATCGCGATATTTCCGATGCTCTGTTATCTTATTATTTGACGGCTGAGGCGATCGCCGTTGATACGGAAACGATGGGTTTGCTACCGTGGCGCGATCGCTTGTGTTTGGTGCAGTTGTGCGATCCGCAAGGTAAAGTTGCGGCGGTGCGGATTGCTAAGGGCCAGACGGCGGCGCCGAATTTGAAAAAGCTGATGGAAGCAGAAAATATTGAGAAGGTATTTCACTTTGCGCGCTTCGATCTGGCAACAATGCGTTACAATTTGAGTATTGACATTGCACCTATTTTCTGCACAAAAATAGCGAGCAAGTTAGCGAGAACTTATACTAATAGACACGGGCTTAAAGAGTTAATCCAAGAGTTGGAAAAAGTAGAACTCAACAAGACTTCTCAGAGTTCGGATTGGGGAAATTCTGAGCATCTTTCCGATGACCAACTTAGCTACGCTGCTAACGATGTTCGCTATTTGCTGAGTGCTAAACAAAAGCTGACTGCTATGTTGCAGCGAGAGGAACGCTGGGAAGTTGCACAGCAATGTTTTCAGTGTTTGCCTGTGTTTGTAACTTTGGATTTGTTGCAGTACAAGGATGTTTTCGATCACGGCTCATCTTAG
- the trpB gene encoding tryptophan synthase subunit beta, with protein MTVTPLRLTTETTAQRPDSLGRFGKFGGKYVPETLMPALFELEAAFHKYRKDPEFQQQLQGLLKDYVGRPSPLYFAERLTEHYAKPDGTGAQIYLKREDLNHTGAHKINNALAQALLAKRMGKQRVIAETGAGQHGVATATVCARFGIQCVVYMGVHDMERQALNVFRMRLMGAEVRGVSAGTGTLKDATSEAIRDWVTNVETTHYILGSVAGPHPYPMMVRDFHAIIGVETRAQCQEKWGGLPDILLACVGGGSNAMGLFHEFVGEESVRLIGVEAAGEGVETDKHAATLTMGTVGVLHGAMSYLLQDDEGQVIEPHSISAGLDYPGVGPEHSYLKDAGRAEYYSVTDQQALDAFQRLSQLEGIIPALETAHAIAYLETLCPQLSGSPRIVLNCSGRGDKDVQTVAKVLNI; from the coding sequence ATGACTGTCACCCCCCTGCGTCTCACCACCGAAACCACCGCCCAACGCCCCGACTCCCTCGGCAGATTCGGCAAATTCGGCGGCAAATACGTCCCTGAAACCCTGATGCCGGCTTTGTTTGAACTCGAAGCCGCTTTTCACAAATACCGAAAAGATCCGGAATTTCAACAGCAACTCCAAGGATTACTCAAAGATTATGTCGGCCGCCCCAGCCCTTTGTATTTTGCCGAACGCCTTACCGAACACTACGCTAAACCCGATGGTACCGGCGCGCAAATTTACCTCAAACGCGAAGATTTAAACCACACTGGAGCTCACAAAATTAACAACGCTTTAGCTCAAGCATTGTTAGCAAAACGCATGGGGAAACAGCGCGTAATTGCTGAAACTGGTGCAGGTCAGCACGGCGTTGCGACTGCAACAGTTTGCGCTCGTTTCGGCATACAGTGCGTTGTCTACATGGGCGTTCACGACATGGAAAGACAGGCTTTAAATGTGTTTAGAATGCGCTTGATGGGAGCGGAAGTACGCGGGGTTTCGGCGGGTACGGGAACTCTCAAAGATGCGACTTCGGAAGCGATTCGCGATTGGGTGACAAATGTTGAGACAACTCATTATATTCTCGGTTCCGTAGCGGGGCCGCATCCTTACCCGATGATGGTGCGCGATTTCCATGCAATTATTGGTGTAGAAACCCGCGCTCAATGTCAGGAAAAGTGGGGCGGTTTGCCGGATATTTTATTAGCTTGTGTCGGTGGCGGTTCTAATGCAATGGGTCTTTTCCACGAGTTTGTTGGGGAAGAATCTGTCAGATTGATTGGTGTTGAAGCGGCGGGCGAAGGTGTGGAAACTGATAAACACGCTGCTACTTTGACTATGGGAACTGTCGGTGTTCTGCACGGTGCAATGAGTTATCTATTGCAAGATGATGAGGGTCAAGTAATTGAGCCGCATTCGATTAGTGCTGGTTTGGATTATCCTGGTGTCGGGCCGGAACACAGTTATTTGAAGGATGCGGGCCGGGCTGAATATTATAGTGTTACCGATCAGCAAGCTTTGGATGCTTTTCAGCGTCTTTCGCAGTTGGAGGGGATTATTCCGGCTTTGGAAACTGCTCACGCGATCGCCTATTTGGAGACTCTGTGTCCTCAGCTAAGCGGCAGTCCGCGCATTGTCCTCAACTGTTCGGGACGCGGTGACAAAGACGTTCAGACTGTGGCGAAGGTTCTGAATATCTAG
- a CDS encoding TIGR00266 family protein — MPSNISYTIEHSPSYAQLKLKIPANQTVLVESSGMAAMDSHITLKSKVKGGLMKGLTRMLAGESLFITEFSAPERSGTLYVSPGVPGDIQHYHLNGNSLMMQSSAFVASSSTVDIDTKFQGLKGFFSGESLFFLKATGQGDIWFNSYGAILEIPVNGSYIVDTGYIVAFEDTLNYNVEVMGGLSWKNLRTGILGGEGLVCRFSGEGKLWIQSRNLFPLINFLNPFRPTKNN, encoded by the coding sequence ATGCCTAGCAATATCTCATATACAATCGAGCATTCTCCATCCTATGCCCAACTAAAACTCAAAATTCCTGCCAACCAAACAGTGTTGGTAGAATCTTCTGGTATGGCAGCAATGGATAGTCACATCACCCTGAAATCAAAAGTCAAAGGAGGCTTAATGAAAGGCCTCACGCGAATGTTAGCAGGCGAGTCCTTGTTTATCACCGAATTTAGTGCGCCCGAACGTTCTGGAACACTTTACGTTTCCCCTGGAGTTCCCGGTGATATTCAACATTATCACCTCAATGGAAATAGTTTGATGATGCAATCTTCTGCGTTTGTGGCATCGAGTTCTACTGTAGACATTGATACTAAATTTCAGGGATTAAAAGGCTTCTTTAGTGGCGAATCTCTGTTTTTTCTGAAAGCAACTGGACAAGGCGATATTTGGTTTAATTCCTATGGCGCAATCCTGGAAATTCCGGTGAATGGAAGTTACATCGTAGATACCGGTTATATCGTCGCCTTTGAGGATACACTGAATTATAATGTTGAAGTCATGGGCGGGCTATCCTGGAAAAACTTGAGGACGGGAATTTTAGGTGGAGAGGGCTTGGTTTGTCGTTTCAGTGGAGAGGGGAAACTGTGGATACAGTCTCGCAACCTGTTTCCTCTGATCAACTTTTTAAATCCCTTCCGCCCGACAAAAAACAATTAG
- a CDS encoding CAP domain-containing protein codes for MSKALILMSLGLLTILPNCAESILARSLPETPMNTNIAATSSIADLEKAVNQQINQYRASKKLPPLSVDPRISQIARIHSENMASGKVKFSHDGFDGRAKAVTVPYQSFAENVAYNMGFSDPVRNAVEGWIKSDGHRKNIEGQFNLTGIAIAKNAKGEYYFTQLFVKTR; via the coding sequence ATGTCCAAAGCTTTGATTTTAATGTCCTTGGGATTGTTGACAATCCTGCCTAATTGTGCAGAGTCCATTCTTGCGCGATCGCTCCCAGAAACTCCCATGAATACTAATATTGCTGCAACGAGTTCAATTGCTGACTTAGAAAAAGCTGTTAACCAACAGATCAATCAATATCGAGCCTCAAAAAAATTGCCACCGCTGAGTGTCGATCCGCGAATTAGTCAGATAGCAAGAATTCACAGCGAAAATATGGCTAGCGGCAAAGTTAAATTCAGTCACGATGGATTTGATGGCCGGGCGAAAGCAGTTACTGTTCCCTATCAAAGTTTCGCTGAAAATGTTGCTTACAACATGGGTTTCAGCGACCCGGTACGCAATGCTGTTGAGGGTTGGATTAAAAGTGATGGCCACCGCAAGAATATCGAGGGTCAGTTTAATTTGACAGGTATTGCAATTGCCAAAAATGCCAAAGGCGAGTATTATTTTACTCAGCTTTTTGTCAAAACTCGGTAA